The Microbulbifer sp. YPW1 genome contains a region encoding:
- a CDS encoding OmpW family protein → MKTLSSAIALCAALCSASTFAAEAGSHLIKMGAGTVSYNSESTELSDNMGMGTALTPAGITAIADDHSVTLFSYDYFITDNWSVQFAAGTPPTVKQVATGTAAALGEVGESKALTPAVIGLYHFDLGSKLSAYVGAGVNYAKFMDVEIYESYEHAFGGESEGTVEDSVGGVVKIGANYALNESWSVDLAYSRYWVTSDIEVTTDTPQIGDVTRSISIDVDPDIYSLTVGYQF, encoded by the coding sequence ATGAAAACACTGTCCAGTGCCATCGCGCTGTGCGCAGCGCTGTGTAGCGCCTCCACCTTTGCTGCAGAAGCCGGCAGCCACCTGATCAAGATGGGTGCAGGTACCGTCAGCTATAACAGCGAATCTACCGAATTGAGCGACAACATGGGTATGGGCACCGCCCTGACCCCGGCCGGCATCACCGCGATTGCCGATGACCACAGTGTCACCCTGTTCTCATACGACTACTTCATTACCGACAACTGGTCCGTGCAGTTCGCTGCGGGCACGCCGCCGACGGTAAAGCAGGTTGCCACCGGCACTGCCGCAGCCCTGGGTGAGGTGGGTGAAAGCAAGGCGCTGACCCCGGCCGTCATCGGTCTTTACCACTTCGACCTGGGCAGCAAACTGAGTGCCTACGTGGGTGCCGGCGTTAACTACGCCAAGTTTATGGATGTTGAGATTTACGAGAGCTATGAGCACGCATTCGGCGGCGAAAGCGAAGGCACTGTCGAAGACAGCGTGGGAGGCGTGGTGAAGATTGGCGCGAACTACGCGCTGAATGAAAGCTGGTCAGTGGACCTGGCGTATTCCCGCTACTGGGTGACCAGTGATATTGAAGTTACCACCGATACCCCGCAGATCGGGGATGTTACCCGCTCCATCAGTATCGATGTGGACCCGGACATCTATTCCCTGACGGTCGGATATCAATTCTGA
- a CDS encoding cold-shock protein, with product MSNTVTGTVKWFDEAKGFGFIEQQSGPDVFAHFSAIASTGFRTLTEGQAVEFTVTQGKKGPQAENIVVV from the coding sequence ATGTCTAATACAGTGACTGGAACCGTTAAATGGTTCGACGAAGCAAAAGGTTTTGGTTTTATTGAGCAGCAGTCCGGTCCGGACGTGTTCGCACACTTCAGCGCTATCGCTAGCACCGGTTTCCGCACCCTGACCGAAGGCCAGGCCGTTGAGTTCACCGTAACTCAAGGCAAGAAAGGCCCGCAGGCTGAAAACATCGTAGTGGTTTAA
- a CDS encoding ABC-F family ATPase codes for MITTANITMQFGAQPLFENISAKFGNGNRYGLIGANGCGKSTFMKILSGALAPSAGNVSIEPGCTVGVLSQDQFAFEEYSVVDAVIMGDTRLWEIKQERDRIYSLPEMSEEEGMRVADLEVQFAELDGYSAESRAGEILLEAGIEESLHFGSMKQVAPGWKVRVLLAQALFADPDILLLDEPTNNLDIHTIHWLAEVLNQRRSTMIIISHDRHFLNQVCTHMADIDYGELRVFPGNYEDFVAASTLIQEQLHAENAKKSAELEELQSFVNRFSANASKAKQASSRAKKMEKIKLEEVKPSSRVKPYITFQQSKKLHRQALTLEDLAHGYDGETLFAGGEMILEAGARLAVIGENGVGKTTFLRCLVDQLQANSGVVKWSENAAIGYCPQDSSADFDNDLTIFEWMSQWRTPKHDDLAVRGMLGRLLFTADDANKKARVCSGGEKNRLLFGKLMMMDTNVLVMDEPTNHLDMESIEALNKALSQYEGTLIFVSHDRQFVSSLATRVLEIKDKQLVDFQGTYDEYLADRARAEAQAA; via the coding sequence TTGATCACCACCGCCAATATCACCATGCAGTTTGGTGCCCAGCCGCTGTTTGAAAACATCTCCGCCAAGTTCGGCAACGGCAACCGCTACGGCCTGATCGGGGCCAATGGCTGCGGCAAGTCCACATTCATGAAGATCCTGAGTGGCGCGCTGGCGCCGTCTGCGGGCAATGTATCCATCGAGCCCGGTTGCACCGTGGGTGTACTGAGCCAGGACCAGTTCGCGTTCGAGGAGTACTCGGTAGTCGACGCGGTGATCATGGGCGATACCCGCCTGTGGGAGATCAAGCAGGAGCGCGACCGTATCTACTCGCTGCCGGAAATGAGCGAGGAAGAAGGTATGCGCGTGGCCGACCTGGAGGTGCAGTTCGCAGAACTGGACGGCTACAGCGCGGAGAGCCGCGCGGGCGAGATCCTGCTGGAGGCGGGTATCGAGGAATCCCTGCATTTCGGCTCCATGAAGCAGGTGGCACCGGGCTGGAAGGTTCGCGTGCTGCTGGCGCAGGCCCTGTTTGCGGATCCGGACATCCTGCTGCTGGACGAACCTACCAACAACCTGGATATCCACACCATCCACTGGCTGGCGGAAGTGCTGAACCAGCGCCGCTCCACCATGATCATCATTTCCCACGACCGGCACTTCCTGAATCAGGTCTGCACCCATATGGCGGATATTGATTACGGCGAGCTGCGCGTCTTCCCGGGTAACTACGAGGACTTCGTGGCTGCCTCCACCCTGATCCAGGAGCAGCTGCACGCGGAGAACGCCAAGAAGAGTGCGGAGCTGGAAGAGCTGCAATCCTTCGTTAACCGCTTCTCTGCCAACGCGTCCAAGGCCAAGCAGGCCAGCTCGCGGGCGAAGAAGATGGAGAAGATCAAGCTGGAGGAGGTAAAGCCGTCCAGCCGGGTAAAGCCTTACATTACCTTCCAGCAGAGCAAGAAACTGCACCGACAGGCGCTGACCCTGGAAGATCTGGCCCACGGGTATGACGGTGAGACCCTGTTCGCCGGCGGCGAGATGATTCTGGAAGCGGGTGCACGCCTGGCGGTGATCGGCGAGAACGGGGTGGGCAAAACCACCTTCCTGCGCTGTCTGGTGGATCAGCTGCAGGCCAACAGCGGCGTGGTGAAATGGTCCGAAAATGCGGCCATCGGCTACTGTCCCCAGGACAGCAGCGCGGATTTTGACAACGATCTGACCATCTTCGAGTGGATGTCCCAGTGGCGCACTCCCAAGCACGATGACCTGGCGGTACGCGGTATGCTCGGGCGCTTGCTGTTTACCGCAGACGACGCCAACAAGAAGGCGCGGGTGTGCTCCGGTGGGGAAAAGAACCGCCTGCTGTTCGGCAAGCTGATGATGATGGATACCAACGTGCTGGTCATGGACGAGCCCACCAACCACCTGGATATGGAGTCCATCGAGGCGCTGAACAAGGCGCTGTCCCAGTACGAAGGCACCCTGATCTTCGTCAGCCACGACCGCCAGTTTGTCTCCTCCCTGGCCACCCGGGTGCTGGAGATCAAGGACAAGCAGCTGGTCGATTTCCAGGGTACCTACGATGAATACCTCGCCGATCGGGCCCGCGCAGAGGCACAGGCCGCCTGA
- a CDS encoding spermidine synthase, producing the protein MPLLFEEIDSQPSPLGEISLRRRRIPALGDRDIYEVKLGEEFLMSSMFVEAEEALSTLGLAQVQGDNLSVVVGGLGLGYTAVAALQDTRITELLVIDALDTVISWHKTEKVPLGKILNADKRNRYVHGSFFDLATDPHAGFDPAGPGRKFDAILLDIDHSPTEYLNPANADFYTTDNLALMAEQLKPGGVFAMWSQNLPEASFEHLLGTVFPSVQSHVVSFYNPFMSEESTNSVYVCVKSS; encoded by the coding sequence ATGCCCCTGTTATTTGAAGAAATCGATAGCCAGCCCTCACCCCTAGGCGAAATCTCACTGCGCAGGCGACGTATTCCGGCGCTCGGCGATCGAGATATCTACGAGGTAAAGCTGGGAGAGGAATTTTTGATGTCCAGCATGTTTGTGGAGGCGGAAGAAGCGCTGTCCACACTCGGTCTGGCACAGGTGCAGGGTGATAACCTGAGCGTGGTCGTTGGGGGACTGGGCCTTGGGTATACCGCGGTGGCGGCACTGCAGGACACACGGATCACCGAGCTACTGGTGATCGATGCTCTGGATACCGTGATCAGCTGGCACAAAACCGAGAAAGTGCCCCTCGGGAAAATCCTTAATGCGGATAAAAGAAACCGCTACGTACACGGCAGTTTCTTTGACCTGGCCACAGACCCGCATGCGGGTTTTGACCCGGCAGGTCCGGGAAGAAAGTTCGATGCGATTCTGCTGGATATCGACCACTCACCCACCGAATACCTGAACCCGGCCAATGCGGACTTTTACACCACCGATAACCTGGCGCTGATGGCGGAACAGTTGAAGCCAGGCGGGGTATTCGCCATGTGGTCACAAAATCTTCCGGAGGCATCCTTTGAGCATTTACTGGGTACTGTTTTTCCCTCGGTGCAGTCCCATGTGGTCTCTTTTTACAATCCGTTTATGAGCGAGGAATCGACCAATTCCGTCTACGTCTGCGTCAAATCGAGTTGA